From a region of the Drosophila ananassae strain 14024-0371.13 chromosome XL, ASM1763931v2, whole genome shotgun sequence genome:
- the LOC6502949 gene encoding TIP41-like protein encodes MSSDCFVPRLPVDSEAIRFHDWAISYEKSHILKSICKMGSTQCCDKEDANRCDLCHYQHSLELPHLPDMVFHKNKLILKHKDGALLEFKPMDALALVANGKQPLEVACAQEWRETRPEQTMEEKFKPFDWTFTSTYQGTMNEKVRAEATDQTLNKFKLMQRENIIFYHDLTLFEDELHDHGISVMSVRIRVMPSGFFILLRHFLRVDDVLIRMHDTRFHHEIENDYILKEYIHREAPCSELQSSVAFWTNPDEMQNYLPVKAKELHKLFFK; translated from the exons ATGTCTAGCGAT TGCTTTGTGCCTCGGCTGCCGGTGGACAGCGAGGCGATTAGATTCCACGACTGGGCCATTAGCTACGAGAAGTCGCACATCCTCAAGAGCATCTGCAAGATGGGCAGCACCCAGTGCTGCGACAAGGAGGACGCGAACCGGTGTGATCTCTGCCACTACCAGCACTCCCTGGAGCTGCCCCACCTGCCCGACATGGTGTTCCACAAAAACAAGCTGATCCTCAAGCACAAGGACGGGGCGCTGCTCGAGTTCAAGCCCATGGATGCCCTGGCGCTGGTGGCCAACGGCAAACAGCCGCTGGAAGTGGCCTGTGCTCAGGAATGGCGGGAAACCCG ACCGGAACAGACTATGGAGGAGAAGTTCAAGCCGTTCGACTGGACATTCACGTCCACCTACCAGGGCACCATGAACGAGAAGGTGCGCGCCGAGGCCACGGACCAGACCCTGAACAAGTTCAAGCTGATGCAGCGGGAGAATATCATTTTCTATCACGATCTCACCCTGTTCGAGGATGAGCTGCACGATCACGGCATCTCCGTGATGAGCGTGCGAATC CGCGTTATGCCCTCGGGCTTCTTCATACTCCTGCGCCACTTCCTGCGCGTCGACGACGTGCTCATCCGGATGCACGACACGAGATTCCACCACGAGATAGAAAACGACTACATCCTGAAGGAGTACATTCACCGGGAGGCGCCCTGCTCCGAGCTCCAGAGCTCAGTCGCCTTCTGGACCAATCCGGACGAGATGCAGAACTACCTGCCCGTGAAGGCCAAGGAGCTCCACAAGCTGTTCTTCAAGTAG
- the LOC6503155 gene encoding annexin B10 isoform X2: MDNYKPVPTVVAAAPFDAAADAQALRSAMKGFGTDEQEIIDILTGRTNLQRQTIRGIYEAEFERDLVDDLKSELGGKFEDVIVGLMMPPVEYLCKQLHAAMAGMGTEESTLVEVLCTKSNEEMAEIVAAYEERYQRPLAEQMCSETSGFFRRLLTLIVTGVRDGLDTPVDAAEAKDQAAQLYSAGEAKLGTDEEVFNRIMSHASFPQLRLVFEEYKELSGQTIEQAIKHEMSDELHEAMMAIVECVQSPAAFFANRLYKAMNGAGTDDATLIRIIVSRSEIDLETIKQEFERIYNRTLNSAVVAETSGDYKRALTALLGGA, from the exons ATGGACAACTACAAG CCCGTGCCCACGGTGGTGGCCGCCGCCCCCTTCGACGCCGCCGCCGACGCCCAGGCCCTCCGCTCCGCCATGAAGGGCTTCGGCACCGACGAGCAGGAGATCATCGACATCCTCACCGGACGGACCAACCTGCAGCGCCAGACCATCCGGGGCATCTACGAGGCGGAGTTCGAGCGCGACCTGGTCGACGACCTGAAGAGCGAGCTGGGCGGCAAGTTCGAGGACGTGATCGTGGGTCTGATGATGCCACCGGTGGAGTATCTGTGCAAGCAGCTGCACGCCGCCATGGCCGGCATGGGCACCGAGGAGTCCACCCTGGTGGAGGTACTCTGCACCAAGTCCAACGAGGAGATGGCCGAGATTGTGGCCGCCTACGAGGAGCGCTACCAACGCCCCCTGGCCGAGCAGATGTGCAGCGAGACGTCCGGCTTCTTCCGCCGTCTGCTCACCCTCATCGTCACTGGAGTACGCGATGGCCTGGACACTCCGGTGGACGCCGCCGAGGCCAAGGACCAGGCCGCCCAACTGTACTCCGCCGGCGAGGCCAAGCTGGGCACCGacgaggaggtcttcaatcGCATCATGTCGCATGCCAGCTTCCCGCAGCTGCGGCTCGTCTTCGAGGAGTACAAGGAGCTCTCCGGCCAGACCATCGAGCAGGCCATCAAGCACGAGATGTCCGATGAGCTGCACGAGGCCATGATGGCCATAG TCGAGTGCGTCCAGTCCCCGGCGGCCTTCTTCGCCAACCGGCTGTACAAGGCCATGAACGGCGCCGGCACCGACGACGCCACCCTCATCCGGATCATTGTCAGCCGCTCGGAGATCGACCTGGAGACGATCAAGCAGGAGTTCGAGCGCATCTACAACCGCACCCTGAACAGCGCCGTGGTG GCGGAGACCTCCGGAGACTACAAACGGGCCCTGACCGCCCTGCTGGGAGGCGCCTAA
- the LOC6503155 gene encoding annexin B10 isoform X1 — MDNYKPVPTVVAAAPFDAAADAQALRSAMKGFGTDEQEIIDILTGRTNLQRQTIRGIYEAEFERDLVDDLKSELGGKFEDVIVGLMMPPVEYLCKQLHAAMAGMGTEESTLVEVLCTKSNEEMAEIVAAYEERYQRPLAEQMCSETSGFFRRLLTLIVTGVRDGLDTPVDAAEAKDQAAQLYSAGEAKLGTDEEVFNRIMSHASFPQLRLVFEEYKELSGQTIEQAIKHEMSDELHEAMMAIVECVQSPAAFFANRLYKAMNGAGTDDATLIRIIVSRSEIDLETIKQEFERIYNRTLNSAVVDAETSGDYKRALTALLGGA; from the exons ATGGACAACTACAAG CCCGTGCCCACGGTGGTGGCCGCCGCCCCCTTCGACGCCGCCGCCGACGCCCAGGCCCTCCGCTCCGCCATGAAGGGCTTCGGCACCGACGAGCAGGAGATCATCGACATCCTCACCGGACGGACCAACCTGCAGCGCCAGACCATCCGGGGCATCTACGAGGCGGAGTTCGAGCGCGACCTGGTCGACGACCTGAAGAGCGAGCTGGGCGGCAAGTTCGAGGACGTGATCGTGGGTCTGATGATGCCACCGGTGGAGTATCTGTGCAAGCAGCTGCACGCCGCCATGGCCGGCATGGGCACCGAGGAGTCCACCCTGGTGGAGGTACTCTGCACCAAGTCCAACGAGGAGATGGCCGAGATTGTGGCCGCCTACGAGGAGCGCTACCAACGCCCCCTGGCCGAGCAGATGTGCAGCGAGACGTCCGGCTTCTTCCGCCGTCTGCTCACCCTCATCGTCACTGGAGTACGCGATGGCCTGGACACTCCGGTGGACGCCGCCGAGGCCAAGGACCAGGCCGCCCAACTGTACTCCGCCGGCGAGGCCAAGCTGGGCACCGacgaggaggtcttcaatcGCATCATGTCGCATGCCAGCTTCCCGCAGCTGCGGCTCGTCTTCGAGGAGTACAAGGAGCTCTCCGGCCAGACCATCGAGCAGGCCATCAAGCACGAGATGTCCGATGAGCTGCACGAGGCCATGATGGCCATAG TCGAGTGCGTCCAGTCCCCGGCGGCCTTCTTCGCCAACCGGCTGTACAAGGCCATGAACGGCGCCGGCACCGACGACGCCACCCTCATCCGGATCATTGTCAGCCGCTCGGAGATCGACCTGGAGACGATCAAGCAGGAGTTCGAGCGCATCTACAACCGCACCCTGAACAGCGCCGTGGTG GAC GCGGAGACCTCCGGAGACTACAAACGGGCCCTGACCGCCCTGCTGGGAGGCGCCTAA